One Plasmodium vivax chromosome 13, whole genome shotgun sequence genomic region harbors:
- a CDS encoding hypothetical protein (encoded by transcript PVX_084320A), with protein sequence MEEIQVEEKPNGKKSQMERKAKWMERPSGGKPNGKQNKLEKKTKNGKKKQTGEKNL encoded by the coding sequence atggaggaaatccaagtggaggaaaaaccaaatggaaagaaaagccaaatggaaagaaaagcCAAATGGATGGAAAGGCCAAGTGGAGGGAAACCAAATGGAAAACAGAACAAActggaaaagaaaacaaaaaatggaaaaaaaaaacaaacgggggaaaaaaacttgTAA